CTTTGGGTTCTCGCTTTACGGTGAGCTGAAACAGACGAGAGACGAGTTTTGAGAAAAGGTTAAAGCTACTCGATGCATTCCGGTGGGGACAACCTTTCAGCTCCAAACAGTGTTCACGGATATGGTGGCGGGAAGAAGGCGGGAGAAATAAGTTCTGAACTGCAGGGACGCGCAACAACACTGCAGTTGATGCAGCTACAGATTGTATGTACACCGCACAATGCAAAGTCAAGAACGAAGACGCGAAATGAATGCAGAAGAGCGGCGGAACGGCGGAGCAGAGAGCGATATGGTAAAACGGTTGGATGCATGAGAAAAGGACGACGCGCACGCAACATCCCAAAAACTTCTTCCCCCTACTTCCGCGATGTCGCCTAGAGCAATCCTCCGTTCTCCTGCGAGTTGCGCTACCTACCCGGCCGTGCGCTCAGCTGCGCTGACAGGGCACCCTGCGCTCTGGCACTGCCATAGTTGCGCCCAGCGCGACGCAACGGAAGCTGACCGCCCTGCCACCTTCCTTCGCAAGCAGcaaacgcgaggcagcggcgatcTTTCCTTCTGGGTAACTGGAAGCGCAACCTGCCAAAACTGCATGCTTTGCATCGTCCAGACAGCGGAGGGAGCGTCTCGCTCTGCTTTTTCCAGAGCCGAATCGGGTcgtgcctgcgtctgcctaACCGGGTGGAGACGGAGGAAACGTCCGCGGCAATGTCTCCTCGAACACACCACGCGGATGGCGGGATGAGCTCATTTGTTTGTCTTCAAACGCGGTACCAACTGGATCGGGCAGTCGCAGCACTTGACGCTTTTTTTGCACGACGTTTCGGGCTGTATGCGTGTTCATTTAATGGCGCACGTAGCGAAGCTTTCAGCCGTGCTCCTGTTTCAATCCCGCGCTCGTGATCAGCCGTGGCACACTTTACCCAGGGTCGCGCAGGTAAACGACCGATCCACCTGAAAATATCTGGAGAAAGCTACGTGGTCTGAACACAAGGAACTGTCGACACCCGATCCTTCCTACTCGCTTAGTCAAGCTATCAAGCCGTGTCCTGCGAACACGCTAACGCGCCAGAAAAGCGACTCAGATAGCTAAAAACGGAAGGGAtggcgtggcggcggaaAGTCGCAGATGTCCACTCCGTTGCACAACAAGTATTTTGCTCGGGCTCTCTGCATTGCTGGGTGTGTCTGTCACAATGGACTCGTGTTAGCTGGAAGCTATGCGCCCTCCCCTGCAGCTGTGTTCTCTGTGATAGCATGCAGCCTCACCGGCACATGCATGCCAATCACTGGGAAACCTGCATCTCTAGAAGGCTATGGAGCACCACATTTCccgggaaggcgacggccCACCTGAGAGGTGGAGTCGGTAACGCAGGAGCTCATCTGGCTCTGGATGTCTCATCTGCGACTACTCCAGAGTCTCTTGTAGAAGTACATGGGCCTACGTCCGAAATCACTATCCCAGTGTCTCTTTACACAAAAGCAACCAACAGACCGTCCCCACCTCAGGCGGCGCACACACACCAGTTGCTTGTTTGTCATGTTGGCGACCAGTTGAGCGGCAAGAGTGTGTGGGGGACACTCGAGCTTCCACGCGCCCTCTTGGCCCAGCTCGTGTCACACAGCCTGCAGCCGTAGTGACGAGTGGAGCCCAACGCGTGGAGCTGAAGGAAAGCTTAAGAGTCTCAACCCCGTCCACCTTGGAAAGGTAGCCTAGACAGCGGCCCGTGCGACGCAGCcaggcgtcggcgcgagcACGCTGGCTCCATCATACGCGTGCATCCACATTCATCACACGGATGGATCCATACGGTACCTCTGCTGGTAGTGCACGTATCAACGAACGCGTGATATTTTTGTCGCGCCCGTCAGTCTAAATCAGGAATCTccgaggacgcgccggcaATGCTCCAAGCGCATGCACAGTGCCTCAGACGTCAGGCAACACAAGACCCGGCAGCGACCGGGTCGTGGCACCCtcatctctctcttcctaAATTCGAAGAGACACACGTAGCCCCAAACCGGTCGAGTGCATGCATCCAAAAGACGCTTTGGGAGCTTCTTCAGGGCGCGAAGGCTATCAAATCCTCGCGCAAGTCACCGGGATGTGTCCCCTCCTATGCTTAGGGTCTCGGGGAAGTACACGGGCCTCCGGTAATCGCACCGTCCTACATGGCGGCCCAGCAGCGGGAAAAAGTGGTTCCAGGTTCTCTCCTTTGCTTAGTCCGTCTGCGCAACAGGCTGTGCGGACAGCTCCACTACGGCTGCGCTCTGGCGAGCCAGTAGGTGCCCGACGTCCTGCTTGCAAATGGGGCACAGCTCGCTTCTCGAAAGCCACACATCGATGCACGCCTGGTGGTACGCATGCAAGCACGGCAGGAATCTCACCATGGCGCCCTCTTCATAGGCTTCCATGCATATTGCGCAGAACTCCGTGTATTCATTACGTGCCCGCCCTGGCGTCTCGGCGCACCCGCCCTCACGGCAAGAGGCTGGAGTGGCGACTTCGTCTGTGCTTCCAGTGCTGGCAGTCCTATcttcagcctccgccgcatgAGTTGCGCCCATAGTCCAGGGTGCACATGGCAAGCGCGAAAGATCTCTTTCTGAAAGCCCCGCGTTGGGGGCTCCGTcgggctgcgcgccttcaggCGTGGCTTGGCTGCGGTACCATGCGCGGTGAAATTGAGGCCTACCTCGCAACCAGCCAGCCCCGCTATAGTACGGCCACCAGCCTTGGGGGGCAGGCGCTGTTCCATCAGGGAGAGCGCGTGCGGGAGCGGAGTGCCTTCGAACACTGGTTTCAGGTCGCGCGTGCGACAGAAAAGGCGTCCGTGCCCTCTGGGTGCAATAGCGGTGAAGCACGCGAGTGGCGTGTCGTCCCAAGTAGTCTCTCTCTTGAAGAAGCTGCTCCTCCAGTTCTCGAACACTGTCGAGGGCCACACGGTTATCACCAAGACGACGATCTGCATCACGAAGCTGACTCAGCAGAAGAGACTCCCGCAGCGCAGCAAGTCGCTCGCGAGCGCTGAATGGCATGAATAGGGCAGGTTGAGCGCGCAGCATTTCCGGAATCCGGGTGGGCGTACCTTGTGTTTGAGCGGCACTGCCGCCACTAGTTGTAGCGTTCGACTGGCCAGAAACGTTGACCTGAGGACGAGGCTGGGGCGGACAGAATACAGGGCCAGCGTGTACAGGATGGGCTGCTGAGCAGACTCCGCTTCCGCCAGAATGGACAGATTGACCTCGTATGTCatcgcgcgcctgctcggTCTGCGGTGCAGCCGACGCTGGCCTCTCGTGGGGCCCTACTCCACCTGTGGCCTGCACTGGTCGACTCCCGGGTAGCCCATTCCGGGTAGCTCCTTCTTCGTTGCCTGCCGGGTACAGGAAACCTGAACCAGTTGTGCTTCTTGCCGGAGAGCCTTCAACCGGCACCGATGGCTGATTGCCAAGTCTTACagctctcggcgtctcctgctCCGCGGGGCGAGAGTACGGATGTATCAGAAATCCAAGTGGCGGAGAGCTGTTAACCACTGGTTGACTAGGGAGGCCTGGCTGGGTTTGAACAACTTGAGGCGTTGatgcgcttctcgcctgctcTGAAGGACGCTGGCTGGTCCCCGCTGGAACTGGTAACCAAGTGCTTAAACCACTGCCAGTGTATATGTGCCTCCGTCGCGAACTGGGTTCCCCAGCAGCGACCTCTGCATTCGGATGTGTCTGGTCCTCAGGGCTCCGAAGTCGCCGACGCGACGCTGATTCTGCATGCGGCACCGGCAGCGGCTCCACAAAGTCTATGACGTACCAGTCAGTGACTATCCAGGATCGCCAAGGCACCGCCCGGGACGTTATGCGTGCGTGGGGTCCCTGCTGCCCAGCTAAGCTCGAACGATGAGCGCCAGCTTGCGCAGCAGCACTGGAACTGTAACTTGCGCCCACAGGAGTAGGGACTTCGTTGAGAGGTGGTGGTCtgcccgcggcagcgggctGCGCTTCCGTATGCTGTGAAGCACCCTGAGGCATGGCCGGCCCATCTCCAGATTGCCCCAGGTAAAACATATCGTTCACCATCATATATTCAACAAGGCTTCGACGGCAGATTCCAAATGTGTGAATCCTGCCAGCTTGTTTTTATCCGGGGATCACTGCGGATTTCCTCAGTAAAACGCAGGTGGAAATATGCGCACAAAACTGCAGGATGTCTTATTTAGCGCAAAGGAGGCGTGGCGACATTGCACGTCACACCGGCACAGACTACTGGATCTCAGCACCAATGTGGTTTTATGTCGGATGCTTAAAAGTCAAGTGCCTTCTGGCCCTCACTTGCGAAGACACACCGCATCGCTCGCCTCGACAGGCTATGACATGTCGTGGCTGCACCACTGCAGCAGGTTCAAAATTAGCGGCGGATCGGAGTTATGCCTCCCATTCATGGACAGGGTTAATCGCACATGATGAGTACGGAAGATGATGGTTTCAGACTACAGCCTGAAACAACTCGCGGGTCTCGGGAGGGAGGTCGCTACGAGAGTTCTCATGCAAGATAGATTTTTAGGCGCACATActcgtttttctgcgtcgACGTATGTCACCAGCAAAGAACGCACTCAATCAAACTGAAGGCAAGCGCCAGCTGTGAAACGAGCGCAGTTAGCTCTGGGTAGAGTTTGTACTGACAGTCTATCCCTGAGGGCAACACCAGCTGACTAGTCTGTAAACGCGTGTTCAGGTGGCAACCGCGCCGTACTGGCTCGACCCTCCTCCTCATCTAGGGGAACTCTAGTTTCCGGCGTCGAGTGACCGTGGCATAtggctcggcggcgtctccgggTTACCCTGTCGGGGTTGTCCATGCAGCCACGAGCATTAGCTAGCTGATGTTGACCGTGGCGACGTGGGAATTTTATGGTCGTGACGTGGTGGGTTGAGAGTGACGGGAGTGAAAGCCAGAATACATCTGGTCAGCTGCCAGACTAGGGCTTCGTCCCACTGCCTGGCCCTGCAACAACGCTAACGCTATCAGGGTGTCAGCGAAACTCACGGCGACGCAACTCATCACCCTTCTGGGGGGCCGAGGCATACCTGGAAACGGTGGTGGTAACGATTACACGCTCAAAAAGCACGTCGTTAACTCCGCAGCAAGTCTCGTGACTGCGGGACAGCTCTTTGCTTTTGGGCACTCTTCAACAACGTCTCTAGATGGCTGGACGGCGTGGGATGAAGGGGGGCTCCCGTTATTGAGGAGCGCCAGGCTAGCTGCCTGTCTATTTTCTTGAAAGCACCATCCAGTCCAAACTCACACACGCACAGACTGCGCTGCTCGCTTGCTCCTCTAGCCCATCAGCCTTAAAATATGTCTGAGCCTGACGGCTGGATACAAATAAGGTTCTGCTGAGTCAACGCCGAGCTGTGCAATACCGAGGGACAACGGACTTACGGACGATTGCGCACCTCTTCTCTCTGACCTACAGATATGACCTACACGCATATCTTGCGGCACGGCAGTCTCTACCTACCAGCCAAACACATAAAACAGCTTCGAGTCCTTCTTGCCGAATACAGTGACTTGCCTTTACTAGACAGAGTTAAAGCGTCCTTTTAAGCTGTTCCCCTGTACGGAAAGAGTAGGGTGCGTGACTCCTTGACCGCTTCTCGGACATAGTGTCACGCATCGAGCTGTCGTGGCGCGTTAAAGCAGAACCTTTTTGTCCCTTACTGCCACGAGCAACATACTTTTCGCATTTCAGGAGGTAGCGGTGCACCACAGCTGTCATGCGTCGCGCGGGTCCTTGCTGGCAGGGTGCGAAATAGGTTCGCGACGGCAGGGCAATGTTGGCTAATAGCTTCTGTGTACGCCCATGGCACCAAAACCACTTTTTGCCATGCCACACCGCGTATTTTCGCCCACTTCTGTTGGCGGCGGCCACGCTCAGCTAGCAGATTTTACGACCTTGAACTTTGTGGCGCGGGGAAGCGTTGGTGTGCCCCATGCGGCATGAGCCCTCCCGTTCAAGGCTTTGAATGAAGCGATTCTGCTGCATCTGTGGCAACGAGGGACGGTGCATGAATATGAGCCCAGGGGATTCATCCGCATAATGCCTCGAAGCACTCCGGTGTGAAGCGCCATGCTGGTAAACGTGGAAGAGtgcacgcacacacgcagcgtGGTTAAGTCTAGAACAGCAATGTGACTCTACACGACGCAGCCCAAGAGAGCGGCGCATTCTGTATTTAGAGGACCTGACCGTTTTGCTTTTATTGGGGGCCGTGAAGCTTTTCACCGCGCCTTACCCCGAAACGCGGAACAATCGCTCCTCCGAAGGCTGCAAGCGCGGGCTTATTCGTCGCCTCGTGTACGCCTCCAGCATGGCTGAGGCGACGCCAGTTGAAGCCCCTAGCAGAGACTTTTTCTACTCCACAGACTGGAGAAGGCACTGTGGTCCGCGAGCCAGTAAGCGCCCGCCTTGCCCTATTCAACAGCGCCACCACAACAGTGGGGAGACTTCTCGGGAAAGCCTCATGAGAAACGGTGCGCAGCAAAATTTCAGGTCCCGAGGGATCGCTTGTCGGTGCCTTTCTCCGGTGAGCCTTGCGCAGCCATTGCCGCCTTCCGTAGCAGGCTGCCTGCGTGACGGTTCCCTCTCGCAAGTACCTTCTCTTTCGACGAATAAAGCCGGTCGGCACCCAGGCCTAGTCGTGTGTTGATCGTAGCAGAATACGCTAGAGCGACAGGCGCATTCTTGATCTTCGTGGGCGAGTGCTAGAAAGGGGTCTTTCGAGCGGTGGAGAGGACGATCGTGAAGTTTCGgctggggaggaggaggagaatgATTGCTTTCCGAGGGTTAGGTTGCTGCCTTCGACACTGCAGACCTTGAGCGCCGCGAAAAGGCCGAGCGATGTTGGGCTTCAGTCCAATGCGCCGCTGGACAATGCGTATTTCGCACTGAAACCAGGGAGCTGCGGAAAACTGACCCAGACTAACTTTCCTCACCTCTTAGAAGCCGTTAACATGAAGAGAAAACAACGCCACGCGGTACCTGGCAGTAGAATTTCGCACGCATGCTGCATGGTTCTTTCCCTGCATGTGTCTCTCCAGCTGTCGCGCGCTAGCGTTGTCAAACCCTCTACTAGTAAAACTTGTGATATTGGTATGCGCGGGGCCAACTCTGGACTCTTTTAGTTTTCCGGAGCCCGAGAGACTTCCCTAGGTCAAAAAGGACAGACGACAGAGCTAGGGGTCGCTCCTTTGCTCAATTTCCCGGTACTGACAAGGCACGCTCTGCGAAAGCGGAGCTGTGTCTTCTTTGCCAGCCAATGTGCGGCCGGCGTCCAACAAGACACCCCTCAGAAAATCACGGAAGCTTCTTCCCGAGGTCTTCTTTCCAGTCGTCGTTTTCTAgtttcgctttttttcgtGTGCTCAGCGGCCACGCCAGCCCCGGCTAGCGGCCGGTTTGGTCGCAAGCGACGACGTGCGCTGGGcgtcccgccgcgccgcttccgcttcttgtGGAGTTTCCCGTTCCGTCATTTTTTCCAGAGTCTGGCCAGGCatgctgcctcctcctccagtcCCAGAGGCGCACAACGTGGCGTCTCTGTCCTCCTCGCCAGGCGGATTCGGTTCGTAttctgcaggcgacggcgcgcacgccgcgcacCAGCCGAGGCCGAacgcggcttcgccgcccgctTCGACCTTCTTTCGAGACCAAGAGAATGACTGGAGGCGCCACTCCGCTTCGCTGTCTTTCTGTCTTAAGAGAATGCAGGAGGCCAGCGCAGGTAAGCCTCACTCGCGGGCACTACTACCTCAGATcagtgccgcggcggcccctgCGAGGAAAGCGTGTGTGCGCCGTTTTCTTCGGACCCTGTTTGCGGTTGGGCCCCCTCATGCACTTCAGGATAAAGCAGACCATGGAGCCTCCGGCTCTGCGTGCATTCGTCTCTGCCGGCCTCACGACGCCGTCCAACATTTTGTGCTGTTTAGGGATCACACAGTGCCAGCTACCTCGTGCTGAACAGACCCCCTACTGTAGGACTCGGCGAGAGCCACGCAAAGACACGCTAAGAGTCCACGCTTTACGCTGCAGACCGCTTTTGGGTTGGATGCCCGCGGAAAGGCTCGTCTCATTTTGCGTGTTGGAATCTGTGGGTGCTTCGCTCACCGCTGTCGTATCTACAGCTGCCGAGGACGTGGAGGCGGGAACAGAagcctgcgaaggcgcagacatCAGCGTGAGCCGCAAACTCCAAAGATTTTCCCTAAAGTCTGCTGTAGAATATCTTGGAAGAGCCGGCGATGTTCAGCGCCCGGCGGCTGGCCGCCCCGGGAAGTCTTCATCGCTCACTGTAGACACACCTCTGCTCGTTGTCGTCCCCTGCCTCTgttcttcgcggccgcgcgcgcttttTCTTCAGCGTCTCTGCTGGAGAGAGTGGGGTCTGCTGAGAGGGGTGTGGTGATTTCTCGCGTGTCAGGTGCTCCATTCTTGTTTGCCACGTTCGCGCTTTGAGTGTGCGGGCGAGCCCAAAAGAGCGGATCTTCTCCTGCGCAAGGTCGCCGCGTGCCTTCGgtgccgcgtgcgtcgctcGTCGTTCTCTTTAGTCATAAGCCTGCGTATCTGTGTCGCTAGCAGATGCACCCACCGAGTCTacgtcggcgctgcggcgccgctgatTTGTCATCGTACATGTGCCGTTCGGTCTCTGCGGTCGGCGTGTCCGCAGCTGCGACAAATGGAAGCAGAGGCCAGAACCGCGCCCAACTCGCAagcgcttcttcagctggTGCGTCacgggcgcctcgcgtcggTGTGTGCTAGACTTTCGAGGCCCCAAGTGGCGAGTCGCGAGAGCTCACCTCCCCACCTCACCCCCCGCGCTTCACACAGAGTGGCTGTTGCCGTCTGCCGCTGTCTcggggcgcgggcgtctcAGCTGTCGCCACAAGTGATCTGAACGGGAGATGTCAATGCTTCCACTTCATTCATGTAATCTCACAACAATCGTGGCTCCCACGCCTACAacacgctgcagctgcacaaACACGCTACGGCGAATGGACCGGTATACCAGTCGTGGCCTTCTTGAGCCGCGCAAGAGTTGATTGCAGCCGCACGAAGGCGTGCTAActttcgccgcgcgcatcctcaggcgtcgctcgaggtgtgcgcaggcgcacagagACATTCCGGGTGTCTTCTAACTTCCGGCGGTTAACTGAGAGGCCGTGGGTTCAAATTCAGCCTGATTAGATTCTAGTCGTCAACCAGCATATGATCTGCGTTCGCATGCACAGGTACGTGTGTGTATGCATCTAGGCGGGCTGAAcctgcgcgcatgcgcctgctGGACGCGCCCCAGTGTCTCTTTTCTCCCTTGTGTGCTGCGCTGGAAGGTGCGAAAGTACCGCGCAGAGTTCGAGgaggctcgctgcgccttcacGCGTCTCGTTCAACAgtggcagcggcagcagctgctccaggGCGCCGGCCTCCACACTCGCGTAAGTCCCCTCCACGGCGGGTCCCCAGTCGCGCTTTGAGAGTTCGCCAGTTCTCCACAGGCCGCTCACTCTCCTCACGTaactgcgccgcggcgctgctgtaCTCGGCCAGCTGCTGTCTGGGCCTCTAGATGAATACGCCACTAAAGCCCGCCCGCTGAGGCGCTGTTCGCCGCGCCACGCGTAGACGCCCGCAGAGCTGCGAGCGGAAGTCGTCCTGAGGCACGTGCTCGTCGCTTAGTGCGTTATTCCACGCTCTTTTATCgcccccccggcgccgccttgcTCGCAGGCCCccgcatatatgtatgtatgttgTTTGCACGTGTTTGCACGAATTAGTGTCGGGCGGCGCTGTCTGCTTGGGTGCCTATGAAGggctgcgggcgcttccCGGTGATACGTCTCCGTTGTACGTGCGCTTCTCAAGGGGAC
This DNA window, taken from Besnoitia besnoiti strain Bb-Ger1 chromosome III, whole genome shotgun sequence, encodes the following:
- a CDS encoding hypothetical protein (encoded by transcript BESB_045940), which encodes MMVNDMFYLGQSGDGPAMPQGASQHTEAQPAAAGRPPPLNEVPTPVGASYSSSAAAQAGAHRSSLAGQQGPHARITSRAVPWRSWIVTDWYVIDFVEPLPVPHAESASRRRLRSPEDQTHPNAEVAAGEPSSRRRHIYTGSGLSTWLPVPAGTSQRPSEQARSASTPQVVQTQPGLPSQPVVNSSPPLGFLIHPYSRPAEQETPRAVRLGNQPSVPVEGSPARSTTGSGFLYPAGNEEGATRNGLPGSRPVQATGGVGPHERPASAAPQTEQARDDIRGQSVHSGGSGVCSAAHPVHAGPVFCPPQPRPQVNVSGQSNATTSGGSAAQTQGTPTRIPEMLRAQPALFMPFSARERLAALRESLLLSQLRDADRRLGDNRVALDSVRELEEQLLQERDYLGRHATRVLHRYCTQRARTPFLSHARPETSVRRHSAPARALPDGTAPAPQGWWPYYSGAGWLRGRPQFHRAWYRSQATPEGAQPDGAPNAGLSERDLSRLPCAPWTMGATHAAEAEDRTASTGSTDEVATPASCREGGCAETPGRARNEYTEFCAICMEAYEEGAMVRFLPCLHAYHQACIDVWLSRSELCPICKQDVGHLLARQSAAVVELSAQPVAQTD
- a CDS encoding hypothetical protein (encoded by transcript BESB_045950) — protein: MLPPPPVPEAHNVASLSSSPGGFGSYSAGDGAHAAHQPRPNAASPPASTFFRDQENDWRRHSASLSFCLKRMQEASAAAEDVEAGTEACEGADISLRQMEAEARTAPNSQALLQLVRKYRAEFEEARCAFTRLVQQWQRQQLLQGAGLHTRKACSVDFAPSSSAPAAAHREGFAFAEDEEALVIHHAGGKLLSDSNRLAVESEHVGLAVMGQLRSQRESILTSRSLAQKTYGELQHSRSLLTAMLRRSLFSKTVLAAIIVFLSLAIICVLIDRLLRLLRAA